The genomic stretch TTGTCATCATGTGCGTATTTATCTTTTCTGCACGATGTTCTCATGTTTCGCAAACCAGTAAGTATTTATTAATTACAATTTCACGCATATCAAATGTACATTTGAAGTGCTTTCATACGTAAATAATATAAacttaaacttattttgaataaattattgttcAATCATTTTATCACTTCCAGAATTTTTGTTAGCAAAGAATCGATAGATCTATTGTTATGTTGGAAACACTAGAAAAATTCCCGCCTCGATAGCCTactggtagagcgtccgcttcaagtgcgggaggtcgtgggttcgatcccgggCCGCGTCATACCtgagacgtgaaaaatggtaccattagctcccttgcttggcgctcagcattaaaagggaaactggcttctcatctctcataccctcgtggctttggattccatcaggaatgaggtgtcgagagtgattaatattaGTTGTAGagcttgcttcacaatcgacctaaaataaataaatataaacactAGAAAAAAAATCGTTATTTGGTATAGAAGATATTTTGAAACGTTCAATGTGAGAGATTGTGAATAATTATGTTTTCGAAACAACCTATGTATTGAATTTATGTGTgttcttttaatttctttatgtCATTTAGAGTCAAACGTGGCAGGTTGTCGGGACAACTGGGTCACATATGACGGCTCGTGCTATCTTTTTGGACACCATATGTTGACCTTTACAGAAGCCGAAGTAATTAGTTTAAAATCTATTCTTCAGATATTCTAGattcaatacatatttcaaataatttgaaatttagtcAGGCAGTGTTAAACCTTGTCAGGCATATAGTTGCGATGTGAAATGAACGGAATTTAGTCTAGACATTGgaatgatttgttgttgttttggggggattaagcgctgtttttcaacagtagttcagatATGTAACGTCGGTCTGTGAACTTAGTAAGTGGTCCGGGATACTGTAGAGttctaacctgttctccacaagtaattgccaacttccccacatgaatcaagagatggaggacgattgatttatgacacaatgtattttatcaatcaatcgtcacggagaactttCACCTCGTTCGGAGAGGAAAGCCATTTTGTTTTAGCCTAAGTATGCAGTATAATGTTAGAATGAAAAGTTCTCATATACCGGTAATTTAGTTCTTGTATTCTTGAAATGAATAACATATGTATTAATAGACTACACAGCAACACTTTACAGTTCTTCTAACACAACTCCACTACACTTTACACTGATTCTTCTGACACAATCACTgactttaaacaatattttaaaagcatTGAAGTTCAGTTTTTGTATACGGCGTATTAAGAATAAGTATTgacattgaataaaattaaaatataacataatgtaTCTCTCATATATTGTACTGCCTGTTACTTCTCAAAGATCAAAGCCATGTAGCTATCCTGTATTTGTATGCTTTAaaattttcagtatatatttCAGCATTTCTGTCGGCTATACAACTCTCATTTGGTTCATATCGACAATAGTTTTGAAAATGCTTTCCTAAAAGACCATATCAGATATACAATCAGTAAGTTAATTTACAGTTTTGCTGTTTATAAGACAATAACTGTCCTCGTTCATCAGCGCCTTCTACATTTATTAATTTAGTATTGAGATCAGTAGGGTTATCTTACTGTCGTTCTGTCTACCGCGGCAGAGGGGAGGGCGAATTTACCATTACACGATGTGACAGCGTAACAACGCGATGCCACAGCAAGATGCGAGTGTTATGGTAGTGTCGAGGACTACAGTATGACGGTACGACATTGATATCATATCGTCACGTCCCGGTTATACATGGGCAGTAGCAGTAACACAGTAGATTTTGGTTACAGACCTATAAATACAACGGTTCATCAAAAGTCAATATTGTTGCAATTTCTGAATAAAGTTCAAACCAAGAGTCTTTTAAACACATATATATGTAGCTTTAACAAGACACAATGCCTTATCGTCAGTTATAcccaataaaatgcaaatattcagtAATGTCATTCGGCAAGATATAATTATAACACCACTAAGGCTTTGGCGGAACGGTT from Mercenaria mercenaria strain notata chromosome 16, MADL_Memer_1, whole genome shotgun sequence encodes the following:
- the LOC123539589 gene encoding C-type lectin domain family 10 member A-like codes for the protein MMMPIGKQFVIMCVFIFSARCSHVSQTKSNVAGCRDNWVTYDGSCYLFGHHMLTFTEAEHFCRLYNSHLVHIDNSFENAFLKDHIRYTINPNDIWWIGLTDEVIENDWRWLDTDTRPAFTGSILNNNSFLIPYILKNVLCLDMSESGAFMKIVFVYQ